The genomic stretch CATTAGTCAAGTGGTGCCAACGATTCACCCTTATATTAAAATTGGTCCCGAAACGCTTTCATGGCATACAGATGAATTTCGTGAAGCGGCTAAATCTCCAGAAGGCGATAAAGGATTGATTCAGGGAACAAAGGGCCTTGCTATCATCGGTTTGCGCTTATTAACGGAAGGGGATACGCTTTTTACTATAAAAGGCGAATTTAATAAGAGACATAAAAACCTAGGTTAGAAAACGCCTCTTCTTTCATTCACATAAAAGCTTCCTTTCACTCGTATGATAAAGAGAAAGTGAGTGAAAGGGGGACGCACTTATTATTATTGTGCAGGGTCGTGCACTAAATGTGAATGCCGTACCATATAGCATGCTTGAAGCGAATAAAGCACAGATTTTGAGAAAAATGGCTCAGTATCAAGCAATCTATCGTTATGATAATATCGTGCAGTTAGATTTTGAGCTTACTACTCGCCTGCGAATTGTAGAAGCATCGTATTTGTTATATAGAAGTGGTGCAAGGTTTGCAACTTTTAAAGAATCTAAATGTAACGAAGTATATTGGCTTCGTACTGAAAAGGGAGGGTTCAAGCTAAAAGAGAACGTGTTGCCATCCGTCGCGTTAAACGATATTTTCTTTAACGGTTCGCTTTATGCGTTTGAATGTGCAGTTGCCATTGTTATGGTGTTTTATAAAGGCGTATTAGAGAGTATCGGAGAGAGAAATTTCAATCAATTATTTACGAATCTAGTGTTGTATAGCGGTAAGTTTGATGAAGATCTGAATCTAAAAAATCATAATGGTTATGATTTTTTAGAAGGGGACTGCGCTTATTTCAAGAACCCTGATTACCATGAAGACACCCCTCAGTGGCAAGGTGAAAATACCATTATCGTCGGGAACGACTTGTATTTTGGACACGGCGTAGGCGTTAAATCCGCTGAAGGAATTATTGAGCGCCTAAATGAAAAAAGAAAAGAAAACGCAACAGAGTCTGCCTACTTAACGTCATACATTACGCGTGTTGGTTTCCGCTACCTTAGCCAATTTTATATTCATCGAGATGTCTTGGTTGACGTTGACTATGATAAGCTTCCGCTTGTTATCAGTCAAATTGGCTCAAGCACATACATTGGTTAATAAAAACCCCCGCTTTCACAAAGCGGGGGTTTCTTATAATAAATGATAGTAGTGAAACAATAAACATGCCTTAGTTACTATAGAAAGAGGCATATCCTGCTATAATAAATAAAAGAAGTAGTGCAATTGTGATACTAATAACCCACAACGACAATTTCTTCATAAAGAATACCTCCTCAATTTATTTAAAGAGTAGAAGATGAACCACCTGATGAACCGCTAGCTGTGCCGTATACAGTTTGGCGTTTTACACCAGCTGTTTTAAATCCAACCTTCCAATTCCAATCAATTTGTCCGTAAGCACGGTTAGAAGAAATCCATGTCTTGGAGCTTTGTTTTGAAATTGAAACTAGAGGATTGACGTTTTTCACTACTTTTCCACTCACGCTTTGTACAGATGTAACCTTCGATCCACTTGTAGAATAATAGACTGTAGCTTTCACTTGCGTTGTAGTAAATCCCGCAATTGTATACTTTGCTGTATAGGAAGCTGTGCGTGATATACTAGACGGTAATGTGGCAAAACGTGGCGTTGCATATGCAGATGCTACGGCTGTATTGCTTGTAGGTGCGTCATCGTAAACAACGGTCTCTGTAACTTCAATCGAATCAAGTAGTTCGTCTGGGTGATTTAAGTAGTAGATAACTTTTTCTTGCTTTTCAGGAGATAAAGCTGAAAATTGTTCTGCTGAATCCGACTCCCCTTGGCTATTAAGGTAAGCAATATATGAAGAGATAGTATATCGCTCAGGCTCTGTGCCCATTGCTGAAGCAGGTTTTGTTGCAAGAAAAGAGAAGCCTAAAAGCATGATTGATAAACAAAAAATCATTTTCTTTTTTAACATTTGATGTCGGCCCTTTCCATAATTACTAGGTAAATAGAATCGTAACGACTATTACTTTACCATATTTTCCTGAAGAAACGACAAGTTTCTTTTAAAACAATCTAGAATAACTATGTTAAGATGCCTTTAAAAAATTTCAATGTGCAAAAAAAGTATGTAAGGTTTTCTAACATTTTTCTGGCATTACTGTTAAAAAGAGAATATGATGTATTCAAGATCACATTATTCTCCTGCGATTTCGTATAACCTCTTGAAAAAGGGACTTGGGATTTTTCGTGAATCCACCTTCCTAGCTGTGTAAAACCAGCTAGGAATTTTTTTTACCTTTTCAATAGACAGAATAATTAGTTATTTGTTTATATATAATGAAACGCAAGAGAACGATGGATTTAAAGAGAGATTAGGGGGCTTGAAGAAATGCAGCACATTTTAATTAAAAATGCAGAAATTATTACAATGAATGAAAGGAATGACATTGTATATGGAGACCTATACATAGTAGGAGACCGAATT from Bacillus sp. 1780r2a1 encodes the following:
- a CDS encoding protein-glutamine gamma-glutamyltransferase; amino-acid sequence: MNAVPYSMLEANKAQILRKMAQYQAIYRYDNIVQLDFELTTRLRIVEASYLLYRSGARFATFKESKCNEVYWLRTEKGGFKLKENVLPSVALNDIFFNGSLYAFECAVAIVMVFYKGVLESIGERNFNQLFTNLVLYSGKFDEDLNLKNHNGYDFLEGDCAYFKNPDYHEDTPQWQGENTIIVGNDLYFGHGVGVKSAEGIIERLNEKRKENATESAYLTSYITRVGFRYLSQFYIHRDVLVDVDYDKLPLVISQIGSSTYIG